CATTACTCAAGCAGGCTCCGGCTTGTTCGACGGCtctggaagttttttgaattcaaaaatttgaaatcaatttttttagcttACGGGCAGTAGTTGGAGGTAGAAACTGCTGAATTGAAGGTTTGAGTGCAGGCTTTATAGGAATCGGAGGATGGGAAATCCTTAAGACAGCTCCAGTGATTGATtacttctggaattttctcgaagatttaagaaaaaaatccaaaaaattttaatacaaacCACGATAACCGCCGCTGCACATCCACTCGAGTCCGCGGAAGGTTTTGACGTAGTCGAAggctggaaaattttcaggtaggTGTAGGTAGGCACAaaccaatttgccaaaatttaccATTTCCCAAGTCAGAATTTGATTGTCCGGCGAGATATTCAAGATTGATACACGAGTAGTAGCTGCTTCCCAGGCACTGGTAGAATTGAGTGCGGACGCTGGAAAAAACGGgggattcaaatttctgagaaaatgattggcgggaaattcgaattttttttcataaaaattcggcgggaagttcaaattttctgagaaataagTTTGcctggaaattcgaattttttgggaaaaattttggcttcaaaatttttgcgaaaacttctaaaaagcTCTAAAtctatcgaaaaatttctggaaatatttaaaaaaattttttttaattttggaaaaatctaggATCCTCGGAAATGCGCCGAAACTACGGAAAACTTATAGAAACttctaaaaagttttgctGGTCTCtgggaaattctgaaaaattctggaaatttctagagAAATCTGGAAGCATTCggaattttctagaagctTAGGAAAACTTTAGGAGATGGTATAACTGTTAAGGCctctagtttttgagatacatTTACTgaaaagtctggaaaaatttccaaaagccAACTATACTTAAAAGTTACTATGCTTTTCAGTCTtaaactatatatatatatataggaGATGACaggtggtgtcaggttgtcaaATCACGGGttgatctacaagaaatgcgggaattttctgATGCAGAATCAGTTCAGAACTGTCCAAGTTCCCGcgattctcgtagatcaaaccgaaatggggcaCTCTGAAAACACGtattcgcatggttaagaacgtgctgacgtcacttttttttcggaaaaaaatcccgcattttttgtaggtcattgttttgtagattttcaaataatccaACTCACTTGCAAACTTTCATGAGCTCAGTCACATTCATATCCAAATACGACTCCACAGCTTCGAAAAATGATGATCCATCACGCCAAGTAATTGCGTCGTCGATTCCGAGGAAAGTGTTGAATTGGTTCTGGCAATAGTTCAGCTGAATATTTTGGCACGTATTGCTCTTTCGAGTTTCCTTGGTTGCAATTGTTTGGATAACATCACTTGGAAGGGTGTACGGTAGGAGGAAGGCAGCCTGAGAGA
The nucleotide sequence above comes from Caenorhabditis elegans chromosome III. Encoded proteins:
- the nspg-7.2 gene encoding DUF19 domain-containing protein (Confirmed by transcript evidence): MRCVALVLLVAVGISQAAFLLPYTLPSDVIQTIATKETRKSNTCQNIQLNYCQNQFNTFLGIDDAITWRDGSSFFEAVESYLDMNVTELMKVCNVRTQFYQCLGSSYYSCINLEYLAGQSNSDLGNAFDYVKTFRGLEWMCSGGYREVINHWSCLKDFPSSDSYKACTQTFNSAVSTSNYCPAVEQAGACLSNAYHATCGANAGHYGCKNFNSAFDTSCSGLKCLLDKD